A genomic window from Chanodichthys erythropterus isolate Z2021 chromosome 1, ASM2448905v1, whole genome shotgun sequence includes:
- the slitrk4 gene encoding SLIT and NTRK-like protein 4: protein MLLLVLLAFSISGSFCDLDSDLRAETCSACSCMSIENVLYVNCEKITVYRPTQLQPPASSLYHLNFQNNLLYILYPNSFVNFTHAVSLQLGNNKLQNIEGGAFVGLSALKQLHLNNNELKELRADTFRGIENLEYLQADYNLIKFIEKGAFNKLHKLKVLILNDNLIQSLPENIFRFASLTHLDIRGNRIQKLPYLGVLEHIGRIVELQLDDNPWNCTCDLLPLKAWLENMPYNIFIGEAICETPSDLYGRLLKETNKQELCPMGTGSDFDVRMPPSQPEGGLTMSNVAPSTIAPLVTKAPKTTNPSKIYGNGIVAGIPPGKNGQIVSYQTRIPPISCPQPCTCKAHPSDFGISVSCQERNIQSLADLIPKPPNAKKLHLSGNYIRDISSTDFQGFEGLDLLHLGSNQISTVQKGVFANLTNLRRLYLNGNQLEQLHPEMFLGLSNLQYLYLEYNAIKEVLAGTFDSMPNLQLLYLNNNVLRSLPAYIFAGISLARLNLKNNHFMTLPVSGVLDQLKSLTQIDLDGNPWECSCDLVALKLWLEKLNEGVAAKGVKCASPVQFSNIELRELKNEIMCPKLIARPPFILTSATPILTSLSPAGVGKAPPSGPVPLSIMILSILVVLILTVFVAFCLLVVVLRRNKKPAGRQEGLGNQECGSMPLQIRRHNHKSNKKDDLGGETFIPQTIEHMSKAHTCGIRDSDSGYKFVDSERQKMMLRNSADKDKDSLPLDPRKRLSTIDELEEFIPGRDNHNMFLHNYLESKKDFNSIGVSGFEIRYPEKPHDKKMKKSLIGGNHSKIVIEQRKSDYYELKAKMGTPDYLQVLEEQTALSKF from the coding sequence ATGCTGCTGCTTGTTCTGTTGGCCTTTTCCATATCGGGTTCATTTTGTGACTTGGATTCGGACCTCAGAGCTGAGACCTGCAGCGCTTGCTCCTGCATGTCCATCGAGAACGTCCTCTATGTGAACTGTGAGAAAATAACTGTGTACAGACCTACACAGCTGCAGCCGCCAGCATCCAGCCTCTACCATTTGAATTTCCAGAACAACCTTTTGTACATCCTTTACCCCAACTCTTTTGTGAATTTCACACACGCAGTCTCACTCCAGCTGGGGAACAACAAACTCCAGAACATTGAGGGAGGGGCCTTTGTGGGGCTTAGTGCATTGAAACAGTTGCACTTAAATAACAATGAGTTAAAAGAGCTCCGCGCCGACACGTTCCGAGGGATCGAGAACTTGGAATACCTCCAGGCTGACTACAATTTAATCAAGTTCATTGAGAAAGGAGCCTTCAACAAATTACATAAACTGAAGGTTCTCATTTTAAATGACAATCTGATTCAAAGCCTACCTGAGAACATTTTCCGATTCGCCTCACTTACTCACTTGGACATAAGAGGGAATAGAATACAGAAGCTTCCTTATCTCGGAGTTCTGGAGCACATTGGACGGATAGTGGAATTGCAGTTAGATGACAACCCATGGAATTGCACTTGTGATTTGTTACCTTTGAAAGCCTGGTTGGAGAATATGCCCTATAACATTTTCATTGGGGAGGCTATCTGTGAGACCCCTAGTGACCTGTATGGCCGCCTCTTGAAGGAGACTAATAAGCAGGAGCTGTGCCCCATGGGGACAGGCAGTGACTTTGATGTACGGATGCCCCCCTCCCAGCCCGAGGGTGGGCTAACCATGTCTAATGTGGCACCTTCAACCATAGCACCTTTAGTGACCAAAGCACCCAAAACCACCAATCCCTCTAAAATATATGGCAATGGGATAGTTGCTGGTATCCCACCTGGTAAAAATGGCCAAATTGTGTCCTATCAAACTCGAATCCCTCCCATCTCCTGCCCCCAGCCCTGCACATGCAAAGCTCACCCTTCTGACTTTGGCATTAGTGTCAGCTGTCAAGAAAGAAACATCCAGAGTCTAGCAGATCTTATACCTAAACCGCCAAATGCTAAGAAATTGCACCTAAGTGGTAATTACATACGAGATATCAGTTCCACTGACTTCCAAGGGTTTGAGGGTTTAGATTTATTACATTTGGGCAGCAATCAAATATCCACCGTCCAAAAAGGTGTGTTTGCAAATCTGACCAACCTCCGTAGACTATACCTTAATGGAAATCAGCTGGAGCAGCTGCACCCTGAAATGTTTCTTGGGCTTAGTAACCTCCAGTATCTCTATCTGGAGTACAATGCCATAAAGGAGGTGTTAGCAGGGACATTTGACTCCATGCCAAATCTGCAGCTCTTGTACCTGAATAACAATGTGCTCCGAAGCCTGCCTGCATACATCTTTGCAGGCATTTCTCTTGCCAGACTGAATCTAAAGAACAACCACTTCATGACTCTGCCTGTGAGTGGCGTCCTAGACCAGCTCAAATCTCTCACTCAGATAGACCTGGATGGCAACCCTTGGGAATGCTCCTGCGATTTAGTAGCTTTGAAACTGTGGCTCGAAAAGCTGAACGAAGGGGTCGCTGCCAAAGGGGTCAAGTGTGCGTCTCCAGTGCAGTTCTCCAACATTGAGCTGAGAGAGCTGAAAAATGAGATCATGTGCCCGAAGCTCATAGCCAGGCCTCCTTTCATCCTGACCAGCGCTACCCCTATTCTCACATCACTGTCACCTGCCGGAGTTGGCAAGGCACCCCCCAGTGGTCCCGTACCCTTGTCTATTATGATCTTGAGCATACTGGTAGTTCTGATCCTCACTGTCTTTGTGGCCTTCTGCCTGCTGGTCGTAGTGTTGAGACGGAACAAAAAGCCAGCGGGGAGACAGGAGGGACTCGGCAACCAGGAATGCGGCTCCATGCCTCTCCAGATCAGGAGGCACAATCACAAATCGAACAAGAAGGACGACCTGGGTGGAGAGACATTCATCCCGCAGACCATCGAGCACATGAGCAAAGCTCACACATGTGGAATTAGAGACTCAGATTCGGGCTATAAATTTGTAGACTCAGAGAGACAGAAAATGATGTTACGCAACAGCGCAGACAAAGACAAGGACTCTCTACCCCTTGACCCCAGGAAGAGATTAAGCACCATTGACGAGCTGGAAGAGTTCATACCGGGACGAGACAACCACAACATGTTCCTCCACAACTACTTGGAGAGCAAAAAGGATTTCAACAGTATAGGGGTGAGTGGCTTTGAGATCCGTTACCCcgagaaaccacatgacaaaaaaatgaaaaaatcatTGATAGGGGGCAATCACAGTAAGATAGTGATTGAGCAGCGTAAAAGTGATTATTATGAACTAAAGGCAAAAATGGGGACCCCAGACTACCTTCAAGTACTAGAGGAACAGACAGCCCTCAGTAAATTCTAG